The Thermodesulfobacteriota bacterium region TCTCCTCCCTGGTCATGGTTAGCTTGCTCATGAGATACCTCCTCACAAAATATTTCTTGAAATTATTGTGAATTATAATTCTATAGAGCAGTTTCGATGTTATCTTCCAGATTATAGCTACAGGCGAAAAAATTCCTGAGAATTCCTTGGTAAAAAATAAGCATGGTACACGAGGTCATAGGGCCGGGTACGGAGATTGAACTCTCTTTGCTACCTTCTAACTTCTATTGAGCACTCAACCTTGCAACTTTGCCTCCATCGTGATCTTCGCATTCAAAAGGCGTGAAATCGGACACCCTTCTTTAGCGTTTTTGGCTGCTGTTTCAAAGGCCGTATGGTCTGCACCCGGAATCCTTGCGGTTACGTCAAGATGAACTGCGGTTACCGTCCAGCCCGCGTCCAGCTTTTCCATAGTGAGCGTAGCGGTGGTGTTTATGCTTTCGGCGACCATACCGGCATTGCCCAGTTGTGCGGATAAAGCCATCGAGAAACAACCGGCATGGGCCGCGGCTATTAGTTCTTCCGGATTGGTACCGATTCCATCCTCAAAGCGGGTGCTGAAGGAATATTGAGTATTGGATAAAACACCGCTATCGGTGGAGATAGTTCCTTTACCGCTCTTAAGGTCACCTTTCCATACTGCCGAGGCTTTTCGTTTCATGATTACCTCCTTGTTTTTTCATTGGGATATTTTTATTATATCAGAGTCGAATAACCACTTTGCCAAAGTGCGCACCACTTTCCATGTAGCTAAACGCTTCCTTAGCCCCCTCAAACGGAAAAACCCGGTCAATCACCGGATGAAGTTGATGCAAGGAGATTGCGCTATTCATCGCCTCGAACATGTCGCGAGAACCCACATAGATTCCCTGTATACGAACGTTTTTCATCACCGCCGGCAAGGGGTTGGCTTCTCCTGCCCCGGAAAGCACCCCAATTAAGCTGATATGACCGCCTATACGCACAGCCCGTAGCGATTTAGCCAATGTTCCAGCCCCACCTACCTCTACCACATGGTCGACTCCCACTTTGCTGGTTAATTCCCATACCCTCTTTTCCCAGTCCGGCACGGATTTGTAATTAATACCGTCCGATGCCCCCATCTGTTTGACCCGTTCCAGCTTTTCGTCGCTGCTGGATGTGGCAATCACCCTTGCACCAGAAATCTTGGCGAATTGTAGCGCAAAGATGGAAACCCCTCCCGTGCCCATCACCAGCACCGTATCGCCGGGCTTCATGCCACCCGAGGTAACAAGCCCGTTCCATGCCGTAACCGCGGCGCAAGGTAATGTCGCTCCCTCTTCGTAGGACAGATGCTCGGGGATGTGTACCAA contains the following coding sequences:
- a CDS encoding OsmC family protein encodes the protein MKRKASAVWKGDLKSGKGTISTDSGVLSNTQYSFSTRFEDGIGTNPEELIAAAHAGCFSMALSAQLGNAGMVAESINTTATLTMEKLDAGWTVTAVHLDVTARIPGADHTAFETAAKNAKEGCPISRLLNAKITMEAKLQG
- a CDS encoding NAD(P)-dependent alcohol dehydrogenase yields the protein MKVFEIKQAAGIDSLDLVERPNPKPGYGQVLVRIKAVSLNYRDLLVVKGAYSRNLPSGLIPCSDGAGEVVEVGDGVSRVKPGDRVAGTFFQTWISGGLDESKAKSALGGAIDGVLAEYVLFNQDGLVHIPEHLSYEEGATLPCAAVTAWNGLVTSGGMKPGDTVLVMGTGGVSIFALQFAKISGARVIATSSSDEKLERVKQMGASDGINYKSVPDWEKRVWELTSKVGVDHVVEVGGAGTLAKSLRAVRIGGHISLIGVLSGAGEANPLPAVMKNVRIQGIYVGSRDMFEAMNSAISLHQLHPVIDRVFPFEGAKEAFSYMESGAHFGKVVIRL